Sequence from the Miscanthus floridulus cultivar M001 chromosome 16, ASM1932011v1, whole genome shotgun sequence genome:
GACAGGTTCCGGAAGTTTTGTTGGGCTCGGTGGCTTCTTGCTATAGATACCTCGAGATTCTCTCTGAGCTTCAAGAGCACCCTTCCAACCTCCACTTGAAGGCCTCTTACATGGTCCAGCCCAGCTTCTAGCTCCTTAGCAACTTTGTTATTCTCTTGTTTCATATTAAGCACCTCTCCTTGGAATTTTGCAGCTTGAAAAGGGTTGAAGTGAACTTCATCGCATTTATCCAAAGTTGTGATCTTTGATATATCTTCTTGTATGCTGCATAGTGATGAAAATCTGTTCTCTACCTCTCCTTTCAATAGCACGTTCTTTTCAATCCAAACTAGAAGATCTGTATTTAGATCCCTGAATTTCTTTTCTAGTACTGCTGATTCCAGTTTTGCTACCTGATAACTACCAGCAAAGCCATAAGTGCCCCCGTCTTCCTGTTCATCATTCAATCTGTGCATCTCAGTTTTCAACATGTCAAAGGATATTTGGAAATTCCGTATTTGATGATATGATGTGCTAAACCTCAACCAGAAGTTCAAGTTCTCCCCCAAGACCCTGTCAATTTCTACTCTAAATTTCTCCTCTGCGACCGAAGAAGCTAGCGAGTCATCAACTTGCCATTGCTTAATGTATTCCTCTATCTCAGCAATCTCTTTGTCTTCTGTAGTAGGACTGGTGCTTATCTTGGATGTTTCATCTGACTTAGCAATCTCTTTGTCTTCTGTAGTAGGACTGGTGCTTATCTTGGATGTTTCTTCTGACTTCTCTATACTCTCAATAATAGAAGCACTCATCTTTTTCTGCAAAGAACTTAGCATGCGCCTAAGCGAGTGGATCTCCTCATCTTTCGTTGCATTGGCACTCTTAAGTTCCTTCAGTTCTGACATTGCCTCAAGATGGTACTCTTGATTTCTCTTCTCAATTTCTGAAAGCTTTTGCTCTGTATCTTTGTAGCTCTTAAGTACAGATGCATAATCTTCTAATAGAATCTTACCCTCACCTTCGGATTCTTTTGGAACTAGCTGTTTCTGGGCTACAAGACCTTCTGAGGTTTCTTCATGTTTCTCAATTTCACTTGTAGTGCTATATAGAGATTTGGATGGCTCGTTTTGCACAGAAAGACTTGTTAGTCCTGAGTCATCTTCCAGAGGAGCATCGCCTTTGGAGTCTCGCAATGAATCCACGAAGTCACTGATTTCTTGCTCAGGAGCATGTAATGTTTCGATGAATTCAGTAAGTTCATGGGTGGCTTCAGTCATTTGTTTACAAATGTTCTCAGACCCATTTTGTACAGATTTCCAAATTTGTTGTACTTCTTGCAGCATTTCTTCAACTTTCCTCAACCTGTCAGCCAAGTTACTAGAATCAACAACCAAAGCCACCTTGTCTTGCTCCAAAGCATGCAGGCGCTCATGAAGGCCATCTATCTCAGTCTTCATTCTATCGATCTGAGCATTCTGTGAAGTAGTAGCAAGTTCAAGGTTGATCACCTTTTCCACAAGTCGATCAACCTTATCCGCTAATTCTGCAACTGATAGCTCAGGGTAAGATTCAATTATTTCTTTGACTCTTTGACATATTTCCTGGAGGTCAAGCCTGCCCTCATTCAGAGCAGAATCATCAGCATCCTCGAAGGGCACCAGTTCTAAGTCATGGTGATCATGTCCATCCATTTGTGCATGAGGCAGGCCACATTCATTCTTGAAGGTTTTCAGCTTTTCAATTGCCTCATTGGCTCGTCGGAGCTCCACCTTCGCCTCTTCAGTCGATCTGTTTTTCTGGTCCTGCAAGTTCACCAATGTATCCTCACAAGACATAATGGCTTGTGCAGCCATCAATGCCCGAGCTTCATTGTCTTCAATGGCTACACCAGTGCTGAAAGCATCTTGTAAATTGCAGACCTCATCCTGCAACTCAGCCACCTGTTTCTCAATGTCTAGATACTTGCCTAGTGCGCTGTCGTATGAGGTCTTCAAGAACTCTTTCTCAGTCTGTAGTGCCAGGATTTGTTTCTGCAGCTTGTCTATCTCCTCCTGCGCCTTCTCCTTGGTCATGTTGGAGGTGACCCTCCGGTGTGCCTGGGCCCCCCTCTTGGGGACCGGACTGGTGCCCCTGCTCGCGCTCTGCGAGCCCATGGACAAGCCTTCCAGCGCAGGGAATTTGAAGTTGCTGAGATCAATCCCACCGATTGCCTTCGGGAACCCCTCACCATCCCCCTCTTGCATTGAGAACTGCACCTGGTCCGGAAACACGGTGGCAATGGTGTGGTTGGCCTTGTGCAGCTCACTGGATATCCGGTCAAACCTGTCGGCAAGGGCCTGATAGGATCTGAACATCTCCTCCACGTGACTGATGAGCTCTGGCCGGCTTCTGAAGTAGAGCTCTGCCTTCTTGCCGAACGAATCGCCGTCGGCCCCAATGAGCATGAGCATGGACTTTACCCTGTCCTCCATCTCTGCGcagcaaaagaaagaaaaaacacaaTCATTGAGCAATGTGCAATACGAACTCGCCATACGACGGGGGATGACAGCTGAATAAATGGGACCGCTTACCGCCGACGGTTGTTTCAAGCCACTTGGACTGGGTGG
This genomic interval carries:
- the LOC136513525 gene encoding protein NETWORKED 2A-like — encoded protein: MLQRAASNAYSWWWASHIRTTQSKWLETTVGEMEDRVKSMLMLIGADGDSFGKKAELYFRSRPELISHVEEMFRSYQALADRFDRISSELHKANHTIATVFPDQVQFSMQEGDGEGFPKAIGGIDLSNFKFPALEGLSMGSQSASRGTSPVPKRGAQAHRRVTSNMTKEKAQEEIDKLQKQILALQTEKEFLKTSYDSALGKYLDIEKQVAELQDEVCNLQDAFSTGVAIEDNEARALMAAQAIMSCEDTLVNLQDQKNRSTEEAKVELRRANEAIEKLKTFKNECGLPHAQMDGHDHHDLELVPFEDADDSALNEGRLDLQEICQRVKEIIESYPELSVAELADKVDRLVEKVINLELATTSQNAQIDRMKTEIDGLHERLHALEQDKVALVVDSSNLADRLRKVEEMLQEVQQIWKSVQNGSENICKQMTEATHELTEFIETLHAPEQEISDFVDSLRDSKGDAPLEDDSGLTSLSVQNEPSKSLYSTTSEIEKHEETSEGLVAQKQLVPKESEGEGKILLEDYASVLKSYKDTEQKLSEIEKRNQEYHLEAMSELKELKSANATKDEEIHSLRRMLSSLQKKMSASIIESIEKSEETSKISTSPTTEDKEIAKSDETSKISTSPTTEDKEIAEIEEYIKQWQVDDSLASSVAEEKFRVEIDRVLGENLNFWLRFSTSYHQIRNFQISFDMLKTEMHRLNDEQEDGGTYGFAGSYQVAKLESAVLEKKFRDLNTDLLVWIEKNVLLKGEVENRFSSLCSIQEDISKITTLDKCDEVHFNPFQAAKFQGEVLNMKQENNKVAKELEAGLDHVRGLQVEVGRVLLKLRENLEVSIARSHRAQQNFRNLSTKAGVPLRTFLFGSKPKRPSLFSCMGPGLHKQHSGSKAGRR